From a region of the Rhodoligotrophos appendicifer genome:
- a CDS encoding DUF4332 domain-containing protein — translation MACSITSIEGIDDEVVDKLKQAGIRSLDALLKRAGDRRGRRLLAGETGLPETAILRWTNMADLMRIRGVGDDYAELLRATGVDTVRELRHRNAVRLTAALMQVNAERRLVREAPGEKRVAKWIEQAKLLPVMMTY, via the coding sequence ATGGCATGCTCTATCACCAGCATCGAAGGGATCGATGACGAGGTCGTCGACAAGCTGAAGCAGGCCGGGATCCGCAGTCTCGACGCCCTGCTCAAGCGGGCGGGGGATCGCCGCGGCCGACGATTGCTCGCCGGGGAGACAGGACTGCCGGAGACCGCCATCCTGCGCTGGACCAACATGGCCGACCTGATGCGGATCCGCGGCGTCGGCGACGATTATGCGGAATTGCTGCGCGCCACCGGCGTCGATACCGTCCGCGAGCTGCGCCATCGCAACGCCGTCAGGCTCACGGCAGCCCTGATGCAGGTGAACGCCGAACGCCGGCTGGTGCGCGAGGCGCCGGGCGAGAAGCGGGTGGCGAAGTGGATCGAACAGGCCAAGCTGCTGCCGGTGATGATGACTTATTGA
- a CDS encoding methylmalonyl-CoA mutase family protein has product MTSSFGQDGFPLPTREDWLKRVDATLKGADYKKRLVSRTDDGIEIDPLGGDWITVAPEWPGLAPFTRGAAAQAPAAQAPEAHAPEAHAPEAPGWRVGQTILEAAPARANAGLRTGLASGVSAVCLKIAEGPGHAGIEIGTVDDLDEALAEVFLEAVPVHLEAGMRGVEAAQMLVALWERREIAKAERSGSLGIDPLGILARDGAGPGMDATVRQAVDLCHHALECGDVQALVADTRGIHGAGATEAQELAAALATGVASLRALEKQGFDVATAARLIRFTLTADADVLTSIAKLRAARRLWARVTQACGIDPVAMRMTVETAARMMTARDPWVNMLRGTAASFAAAVGGAELIIVTPFTAQLGLPDDFATRIARNTQLMLQEESGLGRVADPAGGAWSVESLTEGLAEAGWAAFQEIEREGGMEAALRTGSLRQRITEAADARAKDYAKRKRLVTGVSGFPKLDEAPARTAGPLPTLQARGEGALKPRPLAEDFEALREASDRRLAESGARPAIFLATLGRLAEFNTRATWVRNLFEAGGLEAKSGPGYGSAEEAAEGFAESGAEIAILCSTDQVYERLAEPTARALKQAGAKWVAIAGRESAQAAAWRQAGVDCFAHEGGDVLAILRQAHDMLKMQDEQA; this is encoded by the coding sequence ATGACGAGTTCCTTTGGCCAAGACGGCTTCCCCCTGCCCACCCGCGAGGATTGGCTGAAGCGGGTGGATGCCACGCTGAAAGGGGCCGATTACAAGAAGCGGCTGGTCAGCCGCACCGATGACGGGATCGAGATCGATCCGCTCGGCGGGGACTGGATCACGGTTGCGCCGGAATGGCCCGGTCTTGCCCCCTTCACCCGGGGTGCGGCGGCGCAGGCGCCAGCGGCGCAGGCGCCCGAGGCGCACGCTCCCGAGGCGCACGCTCCCGAGGCGCCGGGCTGGCGGGTCGGACAGACGATCCTCGAGGCCGCGCCGGCCCGCGCCAATGCCGGACTGCGGACCGGCCTGGCCAGCGGGGTCAGCGCCGTCTGCCTGAAGATCGCCGAGGGACCCGGGCACGCAGGGATCGAGATCGGCACCGTCGATGATTTGGATGAGGCCCTGGCCGAGGTCTTCCTGGAGGCGGTGCCGGTGCATCTGGAGGCGGGCATGCGCGGCGTCGAGGCAGCACAGATGCTGGTCGCGCTGTGGGAGCGGCGGGAAATCGCAAAGGCCGAGCGCAGCGGCTCGCTGGGCATCGACCCGCTCGGAATCCTGGCCCGGGACGGGGCGGGCCCGGGGATGGATGCGACCGTGCGCCAGGCGGTGGATCTCTGCCACCACGCGCTCGAGTGTGGCGATGTGCAGGCCCTGGTTGCGGATACGCGCGGCATTCACGGGGCCGGTGCGACCGAGGCGCAGGAGCTGGCGGCAGCCCTCGCCACCGGCGTCGCCTCTCTGCGGGCCCTGGAAAAACAGGGCTTCGATGTCGCGACGGCGGCACGGCTGATCCGGTTCACCTTGACGGCGGATGCGGATGTGCTCACCAGCATCGCCAAGCTCAGGGCGGCGCGACGGCTGTGGGCGCGGGTGACGCAGGCCTGCGGAATCGATCCGGTGGCCATGCGGATGACGGTCGAGACCGCGGCGCGGATGATGACGGCGCGCGACCCCTGGGTGAACATGCTGCGGGGGACGGCGGCGAGCTTCGCGGCGGCCGTGGGCGGAGCCGAGCTCATCATCGTCACGCCGTTCACGGCCCAGCTCGGGCTGCCGGATGACTTCGCGACGCGGATCGCTCGCAATACGCAGCTGATGCTGCAGGAGGAAAGCGGCTTGGGCCGGGTCGCCGATCCGGCAGGCGGGGCGTGGAGCGTGGAAAGCCTGACGGAGGGGCTGGCGGAGGCGGGCTGGGCGGCGTTCCAGGAGATCGAGCGCGAGGGCGGCATGGAGGCCGCGCTGCGGACGGGGAGCTTGCGCCAGCGGATCACCGAAGCTGCCGATGCGCGGGCGAAAGACTATGCCAAGCGCAAGCGGCTGGTGACCGGCGTCTCCGGGTTTCCCAAGCTCGATGAGGCGCCGGCGCGGACGGCCGGGCCCCTGCCGACGCTGCAGGCGCGGGGCGAGGGCGCCCTGAAGCCGCGGCCTCTGGCTGAGGATTTCGAGGCGTTGCGGGAAGCGAGCGACCGGAGGCTGGCTGAGAGCGGGGCGCGGCCGGCGATCTTCCTTGCCACTCTGGGGCGGCTGGCGGAGTTCAACACGCGCGCGACCTGGGTGCGCAACCTGTTCGAGGCCGGCGGTCTCGAAGCGAAGTCCGGCCCAGGCTACGGGTCGGCGGAGGAGGCGGCGGAAGGCTTTGCCGAGAGTGGTGCCGAGATCGCGATCCTGTGCTCGACGGATCAGGTCTATGAGAGGCTCGCTGAACCGACGGCGCGGGCGCTGAAGCAGGCGGGGGCGAAATGGGTGGCGATCGCGGGCCGGGAGAGCGCGCAGGCTGCAGCCTGGAGGCAGGCCGGTGTCGATTGCTTCGCCCATGAAGGGGGCGACGTCCTTGCGATCCTGCGCCAGGCCCATGATATGCTGAAGATGCAGGACGAGCAGGCGTGA
- a CDS encoding Zn-dependent hydrolase produces the protein MNGRNLRVNGERLWSRLMEMAEIGATPKGGVCRLTVSDEDRIGRDLFAKWCREAGLTVEVDAMGNMFARRKGRLAGPAVMSGSHLDSQPTGGKFDGALGVLAALEVVEALNDAGIETEHPIEIVNWTNEEGARFAPAMVSSGVYAGEFDMDAVYDGRDRAGLRFGDELARIGYKGDAPMGGRDWKASFEVHIEQGPILEQEDKLVGVVARVQGIRWFDVTLHGAEVHAGTTPMDRRRDPIRALHEMLKGCYEMAAAHGEWARFTVGDMTVQPGSRNTVPGRVTFTIDLRHPEDQVLDSMERAIRAAGEAAGTPHGIDVEVTRIWASAPVVFDAGCIAAVAQAADLCGYETREMISGAGHDSVYVARSTPTAMIFVTSKDGISHNEAEYSSPEACEAGANVLLHAVLEQAGVAG, from the coding sequence GTGAACGGACGGAATTTGCGCGTGAATGGCGAGCGGCTGTGGTCGCGGCTCATGGAAATGGCGGAGATCGGGGCGACGCCCAAGGGCGGAGTGTGCCGGCTGACGGTCTCGGACGAGGACCGCATCGGTCGCGACCTGTTCGCGAAATGGTGCCGCGAGGCGGGCCTCACGGTGGAGGTGGACGCCATGGGCAACATGTTCGCCCGCCGCAAGGGCCGGCTCGCGGGCCCCGCGGTGATGAGCGGCTCGCATCTCGATTCGCAGCCTACGGGCGGCAAGTTCGACGGAGCCCTCGGCGTGCTCGCCGCGCTGGAGGTGGTGGAGGCGCTGAACGATGCCGGGATCGAAACGGAGCATCCCATCGAGATCGTCAACTGGACGAATGAGGAAGGGGCCCGGTTCGCCCCCGCCATGGTGAGCTCCGGCGTCTATGCCGGAGAATTCGACATGGATGCGGTCTATGACGGCCGCGACCGCGCCGGGCTGCGCTTCGGCGATGAACTTGCGCGCATCGGCTATAAGGGGGATGCCCCCATGGGCGGGCGCGACTGGAAGGCCTCCTTCGAGGTGCATATCGAACAGGGGCCGATCCTGGAGCAGGAGGACAAGCTCGTGGGCGTCGTCGCCCGGGTGCAGGGCATCCGCTGGTTCGACGTGACGCTGCATGGGGCGGAGGTGCATGCCGGGACGACGCCCATGGACCGGCGGCGCGATCCGATCCGGGCGCTGCACGAGATGCTCAAGGGCTGCTACGAGATGGCCGCGGCGCATGGGGAATGGGCGCGCTTCACGGTGGGCGACATGACCGTCCAGCCCGGATCGCGCAACACGGTGCCGGGGCGGGTCACCTTCACCATCGATCTGCGGCATCCGGAGGATCAGGTGCTGGACAGCATGGAACGGGCGATCCGGGCCGCGGGCGAGGCTGCGGGCACGCCCCACGGGATCGATGTGGAGGTCACGCGCATCTGGGCCTCGGCGCCGGTCGTGTTCGATGCGGGATGCATCGCGGCCGTGGCGCAGGCCGCCGATCTCTGCGGATATGAGACGCGCGAGATGATCTCAGGCGCGGGCCATGACAGCGTCTATGTGGCACGATCGACGCCCACGGCGATGATTTTCGTCACCTCCAAGGACGGGATCAGCCATAATGAGGCGGAATATTCCTCGCCCGAAGCCTGCGAAGCCGGCGCCAACGTGCTGCTGCATGCCGTGCTGGAGCAAGCGGGAGTCGCGGGGTAG
- a CDS encoding ABC transporter permease → MRQQGPGRTSTALAYLAMLFLLLPLFAVIPVSFTGKRFLSMPEGDWSLRHYQALAESSEWLGSIGTSLVIALIAAVISTVLATAFSLGIWYRRSKLTPLLIGFVLLPMAVPPIISALVLYFFETGANLYDTIPGVIIAHVVIAVPYAVVTLLVSLSQLDRRIELAARNLGASVWQTSFLVILPNLKLGLVSAAFLSFILSWEEIAVTLFVTSFEVITLPRRIWSGLRDNIDPVIAAVSVVLIAVTVSAIVIRLIVQAQRGRGVEQ, encoded by the coding sequence ATGCGACAGCAGGGACCCGGCCGCACCAGCACCGCGCTCGCCTATCTGGCCATGCTGTTCCTGCTGTTGCCGCTGTTTGCGGTGATCCCGGTGTCGTTCACGGGCAAGCGCTTCCTGTCCATGCCGGAGGGCGACTGGTCGCTCAGACATTACCAGGCCCTGGCAGAGAGCTCCGAATGGCTGGGAAGCATCGGCACCAGCCTGGTCATCGCCCTCATTGCGGCGGTCATCTCGACGGTGCTGGCGACCGCCTTCAGCCTGGGGATCTGGTATCGGCGCTCGAAGCTGACGCCACTGCTCATCGGCTTCGTGCTCCTGCCCATGGCGGTGCCGCCGATCATCTCGGCGCTGGTGCTCTATTTCTTCGAGACCGGTGCCAATCTCTACGACACGATCCCGGGGGTGATCATCGCCCATGTGGTGATCGCCGTGCCCTATGCGGTGGTGACGCTGCTGGTCTCCTTGAGCCAGCTCGACCGGCGGATCGAACTCGCGGCGCGAAACCTCGGGGCCTCGGTGTGGCAGACGAGCTTCCTGGTGATCCTGCCCAATCTCAAGCTGGGGCTCGTCTCGGCCGCGTTCCTGTCGTTCATCCTGTCCTGGGAGGAGATCGCCGTCACCCTGTTCGTCACCTCCTTCGAAGTGATCACCTTGCCGCGGCGCATCTGGTCGGGTTTAAGAGACAATATCGATCCGGTGATCGCGGCGGTGTCGGTGGTGCTGATCGCGGTCACGGTGAGCGCGATCGTCATCCGATTGATCGTGCAGGCGCAGCGTGGAAGGGGCGTGGAGCAGTGA
- a CDS encoding ABC transporter permease, protein MSRRALVEWGLFVAPLPVVLVIAYLVPLLGIFQWSFTDPQPGIGNYVKIATDPIIHSIAWRTLRICLLVTVVSVAIAYLISYHWVFGPPWRQRLIEVCVLIPFWISVLIRAFGWVIVLRPRGLVNEWLMTAGLIAEPLALVRNEIGVVIGMVHFMVPFAIFPLMAVMRQIDPRVMAAARGLGAWPIRRFVEVFLPLSLPGIVGAFFIVFIFALGFFITPAILGGGRVVMIAEYVFLQMSQTANWGLGAALSVVLLVFVSIMIWVLLKITRVEKLVG, encoded by the coding sequence ATGTCGAGGCGGGCTTTGGTCGAGTGGGGTTTGTTCGTGGCGCCGTTGCCGGTGGTGCTGGTGATCGCCTATCTCGTGCCGCTGCTCGGGATCTTCCAATGGAGCTTCACCGATCCGCAGCCGGGGATCGGTAATTACGTCAAGATCGCCACGGATCCGATCATCCATTCAATCGCCTGGCGGACGCTGCGGATCTGCCTGCTGGTGACCGTCGTCTCGGTCGCCATCGCCTATCTCATCTCCTATCACTGGGTGTTCGGCCCGCCCTGGCGGCAGCGGCTGATCGAGGTCTGCGTGCTGATCCCGTTCTGGATCTCGGTGCTGATCCGCGCCTTCGGCTGGGTCATCGTGCTGCGGCCGCGCGGCCTCGTGAACGAGTGGCTGATGACGGCGGGGCTGATCGCAGAACCGCTGGCGCTGGTGCGCAACGAGATCGGGGTCGTCATCGGCATGGTGCATTTCATGGTGCCGTTTGCGATCTTCCCGCTGATGGCGGTGATGCGGCAGATCGATCCGCGCGTCATGGCGGCGGCGCGCGGGCTCGGGGCGTGGCCGATCCGGCGGTTCGTTGAAGTGTTCCTGCCTTTGTCCCTGCCGGGCATCGTGGGGGCGTTCTTCATCGTCTTCATCTTCGCGCTGGGCTTCTTCATCACGCCGGCCATCCTGGGCGGCGGGCGCGTCGTGATGATTGCGGAATATGTGTTCCTGCAGATGTCGCAGACGGCCAATTGGGGACTGGGGGCGGCCCTGTCGGTGGTGCTGCTGGTCTTCGTGTCGATCATGATCTGGGTCCTGCTCAAGATCACCCGCGTCGAAAAGCTGGTGGGCTGA
- a CDS encoding helicase HerA-like C-terminal domain-containing protein — MAVEDRVFLGKSVKPEDLWLKFANRHGLITGATGTGKTVTLQILAEGFSSAGVPVFAADVKGDLSGIAEPGSPKDFLLERAKAVDLEDYGFEAFPTIFWDLYGEQGHPIRATISEMGPVLLARLMNLTEAQEGALNIAFRIADEEGLALLDLKDLRAMLSDLAGRAGELRTDYGNLTPASIGAIQRRLLVLEEQGGSKFFGEPALAIADLMRTTRDGRGYVNILAADKLMQAPGLYATFLLWLMSELFEELPEVGNPDKPKLVFFFDEAHLLFDEAPPALLQKIEQVVRLIRSKGVGIYFVTQNPLDVPDTVLAQLGNRVQHALRAFTPREQKAIKAAATTFRQNPAFDTEAAIMQLGTGEALVSVLEDKGNPSMVQRTLIRPPASRLGPVTPEERKAMIQKSPVLGLYDETVDPESAYEILTKRAKEKADAAAAAAAEAAAAKEQAAAAKVQAAEAKAQAQADRASARPTTTERIIRTVAVTVGSQVGRALVRGILGSLMGGSSRKR; from the coding sequence ATGGCGGTTGAGGACAGGGTTTTCCTGGGCAAGAGCGTGAAGCCCGAGGATCTTTGGCTGAAATTCGCGAATCGCCATGGGTTGATCACCGGCGCCACCGGCACCGGCAAGACGGTCACCCTGCAGATCCTGGCGGAAGGGTTTTCCTCGGCCGGCGTTCCCGTCTTCGCCGCCGACGTGAAGGGCGACCTGTCGGGGATCGCCGAGCCGGGCAGTCCGAAGGATTTCCTCCTCGAGCGCGCCAAGGCGGTCGATCTCGAGGATTATGGCTTCGAGGCCTTTCCCACCATCTTCTGGGACCTCTATGGCGAGCAGGGCCATCCGATCCGCGCCACCATCTCCGAAATGGGCCCGGTGCTGCTGGCCCGCCTCATGAACCTCACCGAGGCCCAGGAGGGGGCCCTGAACATCGCCTTCCGCATCGCCGACGAGGAAGGCCTGGCCTTGCTCGACCTCAAGGACCTGCGGGCCATGCTGTCCGATCTCGCCGGCCGCGCGGGCGAGCTCAGGACCGATTACGGCAATCTCACCCCCGCCTCCATCGGCGCTATTCAGCGCCGCCTGCTGGTCCTGGAGGAGCAGGGCGGCTCGAAATTCTTCGGCGAGCCGGCGCTGGCCATCGCCGATCTCATGCGCACCACCCGCGACGGCCGCGGCTATGTGAACATCCTCGCCGCCGACAAGCTCATGCAGGCCCCCGGCCTCTATGCGACCTTCCTCCTCTGGCTCATGTCGGAGCTCTTCGAGGAGCTGCCCGAGGTCGGCAATCCCGACAAGCCGAAGCTGGTCTTCTTCTTCGACGAGGCCCATCTCCTCTTCGACGAGGCGCCCCCGGCGCTGCTGCAGAAGATCGAGCAGGTCGTCCGCCTCATCCGCTCGAAAGGCGTGGGCATCTATTTCGTCACCCAGAATCCCTTGGACGTGCCCGACACCGTCCTCGCCCAGCTCGGCAACCGCGTCCAGCACGCTTTGCGCGCCTTCACCCCGCGCGAGCAGAAGGCGATCAAGGCGGCCGCAACCACCTTCCGCCAGAACCCGGCCTTCGACACCGAGGCGGCCATCATGCAGCTCGGCACTGGCGAGGCTTTGGTCTCGGTGCTCGAGGACAAGGGCAATCCGTCCATGGTCCAGCGCACTCTGATCCGCCCACCCGCCTCGAGGCTTGGGCCGGTGACGCCCGAAGAGCGGAAGGCCATGATCCAGAAGAGCCCGGTCCTCGGCCTTTACGACGAGACGGTCGATCCGGAATCCGCTTACGAGATCCTGACCAAGCGCGCCAAGGAGAAGGCCGACGCGGCCGCAGCAGCCGCCGCCGAAGCCGCCGCCGCCAAGGAACAGGCCGCCGCGGCCAAGGTCCAGGCCGCCGAGGCCAAGGCCCAGGCTCAGGCTGATCGTGCCAGCGCCCGCCCCACCACCACCGAGCGCATCATCAGGACCGTCGCCGTCACCGTCGGCTCCCAGGTCGGCCGCGCTCTCGTCCGCGGCATCCTCGGCAGCCTCATGGGCGGCAGCAGCCGCAAGCGCTGA
- a CDS encoding FAD-binding oxidoreductase, which yields MAVPARAALGRDDGVGVFLLAVIPGLTRDPRAAWGPGSALRFGRDDGARRPWRSRLALRLAGMTEVWGDGEGAMILDEIARCIGASHVLGRAQLAGRAIDYWTKEPTRALGLVRPGSVAEVAAVLALCHGAGQAVVPEGGRTNLVRGTRAEADQILLSLERMAAIGPVDEAASLVTVEAGAVVQRVQEAAQARGLRFGLDFGARGSATIGGALAMNAGGLQVMRYGSARAQVLGLEVVLADGTVLSHLTPYAKDNTGYDLKQLFIGSEGTLGVITRAVLRLVPQPSSVQTAFLGFDDFAGIPTLLQRLSRELAGTLSSFEILWGGFYDLNTGAGGMRAPVARGLAYYVLCEAEGFDSASDAERFEGLVAAALEAGALQAGAVDAAIAQSGRERAEFWRIREDFEAEMAAFPIMGDFDVSLSVGDMEGFAKALEARLGAEMPGHLGLHIFGHLGDGNLHLGIGLPEAGLKPQLEALVYGLVAERGGAVSAEHGIGVSKRAWLGASRSAAEIAVMDGLKAALDPKGVLNPGKVVG from the coding sequence TTGGCGGTCCCGGCTCGCGCTGCGCTTGGCCGGGATGACGGGGTGGGGGTTTTTCTTCTGGCTGTCATCCCGGGCTTGACCCGGGATCCCCGAGCCGCATGGGGTCCCGGCTCTGCGCTGCGCTTCGGCCGGGATGACGGGGCACGGAGGCCTTGGCGGTCCCGGCTCGCGCTGCGCTTGGCCGGGATGACGGAAGTGTGGGGGGACGGGGAGGGTGCGATGATCCTGGACGAGATCGCCCGATGCATCGGGGCTTCCCATGTGCTCGGGCGAGCCCAGCTGGCGGGGCGGGCGATCGATTACTGGACGAAGGAGCCGACCCGCGCCTTGGGTCTCGTGCGGCCAGGGTCTGTGGCGGAGGTGGCGGCGGTCCTGGCGCTCTGCCATGGGGCCGGCCAGGCGGTGGTGCCGGAAGGCGGGCGGACGAACCTGGTGCGCGGGACACGGGCCGAGGCCGACCAGATCCTCCTGTCGCTGGAGCGGATGGCCGCCATCGGGCCCGTGGACGAGGCCGCGAGCCTCGTGACGGTCGAGGCGGGAGCCGTGGTGCAGCGGGTGCAGGAGGCGGCGCAGGCGCGGGGGCTGCGCTTCGGGCTGGATTTCGGGGCCCGCGGCAGCGCCACCATCGGCGGGGCGCTCGCCATGAATGCCGGCGGCCTGCAGGTGATGCGCTATGGATCGGCGCGCGCCCAGGTGCTGGGGCTCGAGGTGGTGCTGGCGGACGGCACGGTGCTCTCGCATCTGACGCCCTATGCCAAGGACAATACGGGCTACGACCTGAAGCAGCTGTTCATCGGCTCGGAAGGCACGCTCGGGGTCATCACCCGCGCCGTGCTGCGGCTGGTGCCGCAGCCGAGCTCGGTGCAGACGGCGTTTCTGGGGTTTGACGATTTCGCCGGCATCCCGACGCTGCTGCAGCGCCTGTCGCGGGAGCTGGCGGGGACGCTGTCGTCCTTCGAAATCCTGTGGGGCGGGTTCTACGACCTGAATACCGGAGCCGGAGGCATGCGGGCGCCGGTGGCGCGGGGGCTTGCCTATTACGTGCTGTGCGAGGCGGAAGGCTTCGATTCAGCCTCCGATGCGGAGCGGTTCGAAGGGCTGGTCGCGGCGGCGCTGGAGGCGGGGGCACTCCAGGCGGGCGCGGTCGATGCGGCCATTGCCCAATCGGGACGCGAGCGCGCCGAATTCTGGCGCATCCGGGAAGATTTCGAGGCCGAGATGGCGGCGTTTCCGATCATGGGGGATTTCGACGTCTCGCTTTCGGTGGGCGACATGGAGGGCTTCGCAAAGGCGCTGGAGGCCAGGCTCGGGGCGGAGATGCCGGGGCATCTGGGGCTGCACATCTTCGGCCATCTGGGCGACGGCAATCTGCATCTGGGAATCGGTCTGCCGGAGGCCGGGCTGAAGCCACAGCTGGAGGCGCTGGTCTATGGGCTGGTGGCGGAGCGGGGCGGTGCTGTGTCGGCGGAGCATGGGATCGGCGTGAGCAAGCGGGCCTGGCTCGGGGCGTCGCGCAGTGCAGCGGAGATCGCCGTGATGGACGGGCTGAAGGCGGCGCTGGACCCTAAGGGCGTGCTCAATCCGGGGAAGGTGGTCGGGTAG
- a CDS encoding dimethylarginine dimethylaminohydrolase family protein produces the protein MNEISKIAPADVFNLQRRQSTGGTAALNSWGCTNEYDVLTDVLLCTPDNLKHLSTSSLSRKYLREAPCNIPVAKEQHKELVAAYTHFGVNAHYLDLAPELPMQVYSRDSSFMTPYGAVITNMCNWWRRGENFAAIRSYQALGIPIYDMVTAGLFEGGDFDVIEDGCVLIGCGGERTTEEGALQVASWFDKEGWETKIVYFDPFFVHIDLMVVMIAHKLAAVCLETTPDHVVSWLRDKKIEIIPVPYKDTVTLGCNVMSLGRDRVIAPKHSRFLIDNLKARGFEVAEIDMSEISKTGGGIHCMAQALKRVPG, from the coding sequence ATGAACGAGATCTCGAAGATCGCGCCGGCGGATGTGTTCAACCTGCAGCGGCGACAGAGCACGGGCGGGACGGCGGCGCTGAATTCGTGGGGGTGCACGAATGAGTATGATGTGCTCACCGACGTACTCCTGTGCACGCCGGACAATCTCAAGCATCTGTCGACGAGCTCGCTGTCGCGGAAATATCTGCGCGAGGCGCCCTGCAACATTCCGGTGGCCAAGGAGCAGCACAAGGAGCTGGTCGCGGCCTACACCCATTTCGGGGTGAATGCGCATTATCTCGACCTCGCGCCGGAGCTGCCGATGCAGGTCTATTCGCGGGATTCGAGCTTCATGACGCCCTATGGCGCCGTGATCACCAATATGTGCAACTGGTGGCGCCGGGGCGAGAATTTCGCCGCCATCCGGTCCTACCAGGCGCTGGGCATTCCGATCTACGACATGGTGACGGCGGGATTGTTCGAAGGCGGCGATTTCGACGTCATCGAGGATGGCTGCGTCCTCATCGGCTGCGGCGGCGAACGCACCACGGAAGAAGGCGCGCTCCAGGTCGCGAGCTGGTTCGACAAGGAGGGCTGGGAGACGAAGATCGTCTATTTCGACCCCTTCTTCGTCCATATCGACCTCATGGTCGTCATGATCGCCCACAAGCTGGCCGCCGTCTGCCTGGAGACGACGCCGGACCATGTGGTCTCCTGGCTCAGGGACAAGAAGATCGAGATCATCCCGGTGCCGTACAAGGATACCGTCACGCTGGGTTGCAACGTCATGTCGCTCGGCCGCGACCGGGTGATCGCGCCCAAGCATTCGCGGTTCCTGATCGACAATTTGAAGGCGCGCGGCTTCGAGGTCGCGGAGATCGACATGAGCGAGATCTCCAAGACCGGCGGGGGGATCCATTGCATGGCGCAAGCCCTCAAGCGCGTTCCCGGCTGA
- a CDS encoding ABC transporter substrate-binding protein: MNGAFQTDCFEILKQRLARGEIGRRDFLKGIALLGVAPLALKSGMLSAQEKQFVLVNWGGDAIKAFDEAFAQPFAKASGLTVKIDGAGPTEGAIQAQVTSGKVSWDVVDADIFSAEALGKKGFVQKINFDVVKKDKILEGGWNDYAVANYYLSYVLVYDKEKYGDTPPKTWADFFDVEKFPGKRTMYKWMVGNLEAALLADGVAPDKLYPLDVDRAFKKIKAFSPNIAGFWGSGAESQQLMLEGEASMGLLWNTRAKLIDKDSEGKITYGFAEGFLGPSSWAIMKDNPAGAEAANAFIASAQDPAGQVKLLELLGNGPANPAAAAMVPAELKKDDCTQPEAVKVQHQLDQSWYVENYSATLDKFLALISS, from the coding sequence ATGAACGGCGCATTTCAGACGGATTGCTTCGAGATCCTGAAGCAGAGGCTCGCGCGCGGCGAGATCGGCCGACGGGATTTCCTCAAGGGGATCGCGCTGCTGGGGGTCGCCCCGCTGGCGCTGAAATCGGGGATGCTGTCGGCGCAGGAGAAGCAGTTCGTCCTCGTCAACTGGGGCGGGGATGCGATCAAGGCCTTCGACGAGGCCTTCGCCCAGCCCTTCGCCAAGGCATCGGGCCTGACTGTCAAGATCGACGGGGCGGGGCCGACGGAAGGGGCGATCCAGGCCCAGGTGACCAGCGGCAAGGTGTCGTGGGACGTGGTCGATGCCGACATCTTCTCGGCGGAGGCGCTGGGCAAGAAAGGCTTCGTGCAGAAGATCAATTTCGACGTGGTCAAGAAGGACAAAATCCTGGAGGGCGGCTGGAACGACTATGCGGTCGCCAATTACTATCTCAGCTACGTGCTCGTCTATGACAAGGAGAAATACGGGGACACCCCGCCCAAGACCTGGGCGGATTTCTTCGACGTCGAGAAATTCCCGGGCAAGCGGACCATGTATAAGTGGATGGTGGGCAATCTCGAGGCCGCCCTCCTCGCCGACGGGGTCGCCCCGGACAAGCTCTATCCCCTGGATGTCGACCGGGCCTTCAAGAAGATCAAGGCGTTCAGCCCGAATATCGCCGGTTTCTGGGGCTCGGGGGCGGAGAGCCAGCAATTGATGCTGGAGGGCGAGGCGTCCATGGGGCTCCTGTGGAACACGCGCGCCAAGCTGATCGACAAGGACAGCGAGGGCAAGATCACCTACGGCTTCGCAGAAGGCTTCCTGGGACCCTCCAGCTGGGCCATCATGAAGGACAATCCGGCAGGCGCGGAGGCGGCGAACGCCTTCATCGCCAGCGCACAGGACCCGGCGGGACAGGTCAAACTGCTCGAACTCCTGGGCAACGGCCCCGCCAATCCGGCAGCCGCGGCCATGGTGCCGGCGGAGCTCAAGAAGGACGATTGCACCCAGCCCGAGGCGGTCAAGGTCCAGCATCAGCTGGACCAGAGCTGGTATGTGGAGAACTATTCGGCGACGCTGGACAAGTTCCTGGCACTGATCTCGTCCTAG
- a CDS encoding DUF2267 domain-containing protein — protein MQELIERIVQKLDLDPATAEKAVGIVLGLVRQNGDKAKVKDMFALLPGADALADAHGGGSGGGGGLFGAFAALAGPMAAMAKLKAAGLSMEQSQVLGQEVLAYAKECCGEPLVKDVAKSIPGLSAYV, from the coding sequence ATGCAGGAGTTGATCGAGCGGATCGTCCAAAAGCTGGATCTCGATCCGGCGACCGCAGAAAAGGCCGTCGGCATCGTGCTGGGGCTGGTGCGGCAGAATGGCGACAAGGCCAAGGTGAAGGACATGTTCGCCCTGCTGCCGGGCGCGGACGCACTGGCTGACGCCCATGGCGGCGGCAGCGGAGGCGGCGGCGGCCTGTTCGGGGCCTTCGCCGCCCTGGCGGGGCCCATGGCGGCCATGGCGAAACTCAAAGCCGCCGGCCTCAGCATGGAGCAGAGCCAGGTCCTCGGCCAGGAGGTGCTCGCCTATGCCAAGGAATGCTGCGGCGAACCGCTGGTGAAGGACGTGGCCAAGTCGATCCCCGGCCTGTCCGCCTATGTCTGA